A portion of the Mesobacillus sp. AQ2 genome contains these proteins:
- a CDS encoding HAD family hydrolase, translating to MDSIIFDLDGTIWDPIDTVLSAWNSVIRKSNHLNSELTRKDFEGTMGLQMNEITRKFFPTLNDNERQEIIKDCCEVEHSVIEKSGGVLFDNVENVLKELSRKYKLFIVSNCQDGYIEAFYKYHRLDQYFLDFENPGRTGLSKGENIKLIIERNNLSNPVYVGDTQGDLDAARFANIPFIYAEYGFGQVSEYDMKVKSFEELLRLC from the coding sequence TTGGATAGCATTATTTTTGATCTGGATGGAACTATTTGGGATCCAATAGATACGGTCCTTAGTGCCTGGAACAGCGTTATAAGAAAAAGTAATCACTTAAATAGTGAATTAACCCGGAAAGACTTTGAAGGTACGATGGGTTTACAGATGAATGAAATAACCAGGAAGTTCTTCCCTACCCTTAATGATAATGAGCGTCAAGAAATAATAAAAGATTGTTGCGAAGTAGAACATTCTGTCATAGAAAAAAGCGGAGGGGTTCTTTTTGACAATGTAGAGAATGTCTTAAAAGAGCTTTCTCGAAAATACAAACTATTCATCGTCAGTAACTGCCAGGATGGTTACATAGAAGCGTTTTATAAGTATCATAGGCTTGATCAGTATTTTTTGGACTTTGAAAACCCAGGCAGAACTGGTTTGTCAAAAGGTGAAAATATTAAATTAATTATTGAGAGAAACAACTTATCAAATCCAGTTTATGTGGGCGACACTCAAGGTGATTTAGATGCAGCCAGATTTGCTAACATTCCCTTTATATATGCTGAATACGGATTTGGCCAAGTAAGTGAATATGATATGAAAGTTAAAAGCTTTGAAGAACTTTTAAGATTATGCTAG
- a CDS encoding glycerophosphodiester phosphodiesterase: MKKKKFILATLAALMVSTAASQVSTQSVSAAENPTWSHNSKSFGPKEFDLQAHRGGIGLTVESTIASFSKALEVGVSTLELDVQITEDHQAVVTHDRKISGAKCQDTGPAFEGDPEYPYVGKYIKDLTLDQVRTLDCGSLKLQQFPGQELSPGAKMPLLSEVFDLVKFYHANKVWMNIETKVEAGAPEETAPREEFVQIVAREVREAGMINRVSIQSFDWGALMRMREVEPRLPIVALTNGPQFLQPGQPGASPWLGGIDIDDFSGDLVAAAHSFGADAISPVHGFPQNGKVTDENYEPYVTKSMVQEAHNYGMKVIPWTVDDEPTMNKLINDGVDGIITDYPDMLRKVMEQHSMELPKNYLAPKDFE, from the coding sequence ATGAAGAAAAAAAAGTTCATATTAGCAACATTGGCTGCTCTGATGGTGAGTACAGCTGCCAGCCAGGTATCAACACAGTCTGTTTCGGCGGCTGAGAACCCGACTTGGTCACATAACTCAAAGAGCTTTGGTCCAAAGGAGTTCGACCTGCAGGCCCACCGCGGAGGAATTGGACTAACTGTTGAGTCAACGATTGCCTCGTTTTCCAAAGCACTTGAAGTCGGTGTGAGTACCCTTGAGCTCGACGTGCAGATCACCGAGGATCATCAAGCTGTTGTCACGCACGACCGTAAGATATCAGGTGCCAAGTGCCAGGACACAGGACCGGCCTTCGAAGGAGATCCTGAATATCCTTACGTAGGAAAATACATAAAGGACCTTACCCTTGACCAGGTGCGTACATTGGACTGTGGCTCTCTTAAACTGCAGCAATTCCCGGGGCAGGAGCTGAGTCCTGGAGCAAAGATGCCCCTGCTTAGCGAGGTGTTTGATCTTGTCAAGTTCTACCACGCAAACAAAGTGTGGATGAACATCGAGACGAAAGTGGAGGCCGGGGCACCTGAGGAGACTGCTCCACGTGAAGAATTCGTACAGATTGTTGCCCGGGAGGTTCGCGAGGCAGGGATGATTAACCGGGTGTCAATTCAAAGCTTTGACTGGGGCGCACTTATGCGAATGCGTGAGGTTGAGCCTCGCCTGCCTATCGTCGCTTTGACTAACGGTCCGCAGTTCCTCCAGCCTGGACAGCCTGGTGCCTCTCCTTGGTTGGGTGGAATTGATATTGACGACTTTAGTGGCGACCTTGTTGCCGCTGCCCACTCATTCGGTGCAGATGCCATCTCCCCTGTACACGGTTTTCCGCAGAATGGCAAAGTCACAGATGAGAACTATGAACCCTATGTAACTAAGAGTATGGTGCAGGAAGCGCATAATTACGGTATGAAGGTTATACCGTGGACAGTAGACGACGAGCCGACGATGAATAAGCTTATCAATGACGGCGTTGACGGGATCATCACCGACTACCCGGACATGCTTCGTAAGGTCATGGAGCAGCATAGCATGGAACTGCCTAAGAACTACTTGGCTCCCAAGGACTTTGAGTAA
- a CDS encoding glycosyltransferase family 4 protein: MIQTLRTNEFNRRLARLPDAEKQLLTRIRRKEDDQLHIVYAMTHVGISGGVKVIFEHANRLKKAGARVSLVSHFQKPSWFPIETEYIQVPFDLDLAKGIPNCDVIVATYWDHIQACIETGIAPVVYFEQGDFHLFDYDSMNGTLKNFIQRQLEIPPFIFTVSNQASKQIVSIYGREAKVIPNAVNEDIFTMNGGKERGERPYLLMVGAESAKFKGIADIISAYEKVKSEFDIDLYWITPEQPSEAMKKRVAKVFVGPTQQKISSLYRGASLYICGSTYESFSLPSLEAMACGCPVVTTNNIGVLEYAVDQENAVICQMKDPVEMAEKMACVLSSEEIQKRLTANGLITVEKYKWNTIIEELLDFYKKVAAHKVKGQNRLSDWEIAVKAEYFLAKEDLAKLKSFLRVTSADIVKAPVVYAVEKAPAIARWEVVACRKHVDEGITEHCFTPLLPFNKLQLFNFPGYRSFLVKEYENALAEFQFLYDREEIEKEKAAIGRWVILSLLRLQRKQQAKKRLMEYIKQFPDHADFYWLKSQLDENAKEKASSIETVKLLGDATSLPEFFYQVNRENSAEKPT; encoded by the coding sequence ATGATTCAAACGCTAAGAACAAACGAATTCAATAGACGTCTGGCACGTCTTCCGGATGCTGAAAAACAACTGCTGACGCGTATAAGAAGAAAAGAAGATGATCAACTGCATATTGTTTACGCTATGACCCATGTCGGTATTTCTGGCGGAGTCAAAGTCATATTTGAGCATGCAAACAGGCTGAAAAAAGCAGGTGCGAGGGTATCGCTGGTATCTCATTTTCAGAAGCCGTCCTGGTTTCCGATTGAAACAGAATATATCCAGGTTCCATTTGACCTTGACCTGGCAAAAGGGATTCCAAATTGCGATGTGATTGTCGCGACTTATTGGGATCATATTCAGGCGTGCATTGAAACGGGGATTGCACCTGTTGTTTATTTTGAACAGGGTGATTTTCATTTGTTTGATTATGACTCAATGAACGGTACTTTGAAGAATTTCATTCAGAGACAACTGGAAATTCCTCCTTTTATCTTTACTGTTTCCAATCAGGCATCAAAGCAGATTGTCAGTATTTATGGCAGGGAGGCAAAGGTTATTCCCAATGCGGTAAATGAAGATATTTTTACGATGAATGGAGGAAAAGAAAGGGGAGAAAGGCCTTATCTGCTAATGGTAGGCGCAGAGTCAGCCAAGTTCAAGGGAATCGCTGATATCATATCAGCTTATGAAAAAGTGAAAAGTGAATTTGATATAGATTTATATTGGATAACTCCTGAACAGCCTTCTGAAGCAATGAAGAAGAGGGTGGCCAAGGTTTTTGTCGGTCCCACTCAGCAAAAAATCAGCAGTTTATACAGAGGGGCTTCTTTGTATATTTGTGGGTCAACCTACGAAAGCTTTTCCCTTCCGTCTTTAGAGGCTATGGCCTGCGGGTGCCCTGTTGTTACGACTAATAATATTGGGGTACTTGAGTATGCAGTCGATCAGGAGAATGCTGTTATATGCCAAATGAAAGATCCTGTTGAAATGGCAGAGAAAATGGCCTGTGTATTATCAAGTGAAGAAATACAAAAAAGATTAACGGCCAATGGTCTCATAACAGTTGAAAAATATAAATGGAATACAATAATCGAGGAACTGTTGGATTTTTATAAAAAAGTGGCTGCGCATAAAGTAAAGGGGCAGAATCGGCTTTCCGACTGGGAAATAGCCGTAAAAGCAGAGTATTTTCTCGCAAAGGAAGATTTAGCGAAGCTGAAAAGTTTTTTGCGGGTTACCAGTGCCGATATTGTGAAAGCTCCTGTGGTTTACGCTGTTGAAAAAGCACCGGCAATAGCCAGGTGGGAAGTCGTTGCTTGTCGCAAACACGTGGATGAGGGAATAACGGAGCATTGCTTCACACCATTATTGCCGTTTAACAAGCTTCAGCTGTTTAATTTTCCTGGGTACAGGTCATTTTTAGTTAAAGAATATGAAAATGCCCTGGCTGAATTTCAATTTCTGTATGATCGGGAAGAAATTGAAAAGGAAAAAGCCGCAATAGGCCGCTGGGTCATTCTGAGTCTTTTGAGACTGCAAAGAAAACAGCAGGCAAAGAAGAGATTAATGGAGTATATCAAACAATTCCCTGATCATGCTGATTTTTATTGGCTGAAATCACAGCTTGATGAAAATGCGAAGGAAAAAGCCAGTTCAATTGAAACAGTTAAGCTTTTAGGTGATGCCACGTCACTTCCTGAATTTTTCTATCAAGTGAATCGTGAAAATTCAGCCGAAAAACCAACCTGA
- a CDS encoding DUF4367 domain-containing protein produces MMNSKNLKRMDEVAEKIAMDDFEKQLEEHHEFSHTYLRRKRLFMQGIKMKGEQPLARRKRNRILITVACLLIGIPTTAFGAVKVYDMIVQKQNYEVNVSVTNNASKNNNWYKLKLNYLPENMEAIDETAMKYSFKDNYAKGGFSFILWRLGEKSDFQTLYSNNYEEKEINGRKILIVNKDTGNDNLAFNRQVFLLFKKEGIMLESYIGKDVSEEQMVKVIENISLETTSKELASYIADYDSSHLNKLEDSTEPRVIPLKKDSKQLFRVGQKVPVTIEQIVTGSTSKKDRIEYVIEKVEVFDSIKDLKQGNFNEVGLQVLSKNKAIDETKTFLPYKRDVYKVGDGKDSIDEIIESKLVNPKFVYLTTTVKNTGKQATEEIYMHPSLRILRSENNAWNYDGKTGINEESIMTGEVDYLEPHGRGKSFYNIGIIQPGQTKKINLGYFVDEDKLDSIFLDAFHYSGVGSTENMNAKDRWWIDLRQ; encoded by the coding sequence GTGATGAATTCAAAAAACTTAAAAAGAATGGATGAAGTAGCTGAAAAAATTGCTATGGACGATTTTGAAAAACAACTGGAAGAACATCATGAATTTTCACATACATACCTGCGCAGGAAAAGGTTGTTTATGCAGGGAATCAAGATGAAAGGTGAACAGCCGCTGGCCAGGCGCAAAAGGAATCGTATTTTAATCACTGTAGCCTGCTTATTGATTGGCATTCCAACTACCGCATTTGGGGCAGTTAAAGTCTATGATATGATTGTGCAAAAACAAAATTATGAAGTAAATGTATCAGTAACAAATAATGCCTCAAAGAATAACAATTGGTACAAATTAAAACTCAATTATTTGCCGGAAAATATGGAGGCAATCGATGAGACTGCAATGAAATACTCTTTTAAAGATAACTATGCCAAAGGTGGGTTTTCATTCATCCTTTGGAGGTTGGGAGAAAAGTCAGATTTTCAAACTTTGTACTCAAACAACTACGAAGAAAAAGAGATCAATGGCAGGAAAATTTTGATTGTTAATAAGGACACTGGAAACGACAATTTAGCCTTTAACAGGCAGGTATTTCTCTTATTTAAGAAAGAGGGAATCATGTTAGAAAGTTATATAGGAAAAGATGTAAGCGAAGAACAGATGGTGAAGGTCATTGAGAATATTTCTCTTGAGACAACTTCAAAAGAATTGGCATCATATATAGCAGATTATGATAGTTCGCATTTAAACAAATTGGAGGATTCAACCGAACCTAGGGTAATTCCTTTGAAAAAGGACAGCAAGCAACTGTTTCGTGTAGGACAAAAGGTTCCGGTAACAATAGAACAGATAGTTACTGGTTCCACAAGCAAGAAAGACAGGATTGAATATGTTATAGAAAAAGTTGAAGTCTTTGATTCAATTAAGGATTTAAAACAAGGTAACTTTAATGAGGTAGGACTACAAGTTCTGAGTAAGAATAAGGCTATTGATGAAACTAAGACATTCTTGCCTTACAAGCGGGATGTTTATAAAGTTGGAGATGGTAAAGATTCAATTGACGAAATAATAGAGTCAAAATTAGTTAACCCTAAATTTGTTTACTTGACCACAACAGTGAAAAATACCGGTAAACAGGCAACCGAAGAAATCTACATGCACCCGTCTTTACGAATACTTCGATCTGAAAACAATGCATGGAACTATGATGGAAAAACTGGAATTAACGAAGAAAGTATTATGACGGGCGAAGTTGATTATTTGGAACCTCACGGAAGAGGAAAAAGCTTTTACAATATTGGCATTATCCAACCAGGCCAAACGAAGAAGATAAATTTAGGGTATTTTGTTGATGAGGATAAACTGGATTCAATCTTCCTTGATGCTTTCCATTATAGTGGAGTTGGCAGTACTGAAAATATGAATGCGAAAGATCGTTGGTGGATTGATCTTCGTCAATAG
- a CDS encoding DUF429 domain-containing protein, giving the protein MRVIGIDLSGPRNHKDTVLTIFNQKGNHLQLVKWANNMSDQDILNEIFEQSQLDEVTIGIDAPLSYEDGGGDRKSDRELRKFIVNLGMRSGSIMPPTFNRMVYLTLRGIKLSREIENLNTANPISLVEVHPGAVIGSRLSKQNIEFVLAYKQEQSARSYIRNWLMEQGLAQLPIEIERESHSIDACAAALGAWHWKDPAHNPKWIYRASPPLHPYDYCC; this is encoded by the coding sequence ATGAGAGTAATCGGAATTGACTTATCAGGTCCAAGAAATCATAAGGATACAGTCCTCACTATTTTTAACCAAAAGGGAAACCACCTGCAATTGGTTAAGTGGGCAAATAATATGAGTGATCAGGACATATTGAACGAGATTTTTGAGCAAAGTCAATTAGATGAGGTAACAATCGGAATTGATGCACCATTATCCTATGAAGACGGTGGCGGAGATAGAAAAAGTGACCGGGAACTAAGAAAGTTTATTGTGAATTTAGGGATGAGATCAGGGTCCATCATGCCGCCAACCTTTAATAGAATGGTGTATTTAACTTTAAGAGGAATAAAGCTTAGTAGAGAAATAGAGAATTTAAATACTGCGAATCCCATTTCTTTAGTAGAAGTCCATCCAGGGGCCGTAATTGGATCAAGACTGTCCAAACAAAATATTGAATTTGTGTTGGCTTACAAACAAGAACAATCAGCTAGAAGTTATATCCGAAATTGGCTTATGGAGCAGGGACTTGCTCAATTACCTATTGAAATCGAAAGAGAAAGCCATTCCATCGATGCATGTGCAGCTGCGTTAGGTGCATGGCATTGGAAGGATCCTGCCCATAATCCAAAATGGATTTACCGGGCTTCTCCTCCGCTGCATCCTTATGACTATTGCTGTTAA
- a CDS encoding RNA polymerase sigma factor: MNDPNKDYEKMEELYDLYEQKIYYLAYSVLNNIQQAEDTVQETFITLYQHIDKVHCLNKLELKRYILRIAKNKAIDSYRKNKRLGIILDEYQKETTEAANENIKDWEQGVISEAQIDTLLTTLKNPYKLVFKYKVFYDLSYHEISELIGITEANVRKQFERARKSILTILGGRQSDEFKKLKKNG, translated from the coding sequence ATGAATGATCCCAATAAGGATTATGAAAAGATGGAAGAGTTATACGACCTCTATGAACAGAAAATTTATTATTTGGCATATTCGGTTTTGAATAATATTCAGCAGGCGGAAGACACCGTTCAAGAAACGTTTATTACTCTCTATCAGCATATAGATAAAGTCCACTGTTTGAACAAGCTAGAGCTTAAACGTTACATATTGAGAATTGCAAAAAACAAGGCAATTGATAGCTATAGGAAAAACAAACGGCTTGGAATAATCTTGGATGAATATCAAAAAGAGACGACAGAAGCAGCAAATGAGAATATTAAAGATTGGGAACAGGGTGTAATCTCTGAAGCCCAAATTGATACGTTGTTAACAACTTTAAAGAATCCTTACAAACTTGTTTTTAAATACAAAGTCTTCTATGACCTGAGTTATCATGAAATTTCCGAGTTAATAGGAATCACTGAAGCGAATGTCCGCAAGCAATTTGAACGGGCTCGAAAAAGTATACTGACTATTTTAGGAGGTAGACAGAGTGATGAATTCAAAAAACTTAAAAAGAATGGATGA
- a CDS encoding metallophosphoesterase: protein MLNGQTTKKKLGINLKGLVTASALAISLAAVSPTTSAFAKTEEKPKFTFGIVPDIQYCDCTDNGTRFYRNSIDKLMEASQTFNEQDVDFTVQTGDLIDRNISSFSTILPYFNTIEGPKYHLLGNHDFPVTTDQVVDILGMPNQYYDFKYKNWRFIALDTNDLSLYANSAGSEKYQQAEKMYTELKEKNAINAQTWNGGVSEEQLKWLHDVLEKAAKSHEKVVVFSHMPVYPENEHNVWNSEAVMAELEAAGNVVAFFNGHNHAGNYEYKNGIHYLNLKGMVETADTNAYSILKVYKDRLEVDGFGRETDRTLTIR from the coding sequence ATGTTAAATGGACAAACAACAAAGAAGAAACTAGGAATAAACCTAAAAGGCCTGGTAACCGCTTCTGCACTTGCGATTTCCCTTGCTGCAGTCAGCCCCACAACTTCAGCGTTCGCAAAAACGGAAGAAAAGCCAAAATTTACATTTGGTATTGTACCGGATATTCAGTACTGTGACTGTACCGATAACGGAACCCGCTTTTACCGCAATTCGATCGACAAGTTAATGGAGGCTTCACAAACATTTAATGAGCAAGATGTAGATTTCACTGTACAAACAGGTGATTTGATTGACCGCAATATATCCAGCTTTTCAACCATTCTTCCATACTTCAACACAATTGAGGGTCCGAAATATCATCTTCTTGGCAATCATGACTTTCCTGTAACAACAGATCAAGTCGTTGATATCCTCGGCATGCCGAATCAATATTATGATTTCAAATACAAGAACTGGCGATTTATCGCACTAGACACCAATGACCTTAGCCTTTACGCAAATTCAGCAGGATCTGAGAAATATCAGCAGGCTGAAAAAATGTATACCGAATTAAAAGAAAAGAATGCCATCAACGCTCAAACCTGGAACGGCGGGGTAAGCGAAGAACAGCTAAAATGGCTTCACGATGTGCTTGAAAAGGCTGCGAAATCACATGAAAAAGTCGTTGTCTTCTCCCATATGCCTGTTTACCCTGAAAATGAGCATAATGTGTGGAATTCCGAAGCAGTAATGGCAGAACTCGAGGCAGCCGGCAATGTTGTTGCATTCTTTAATGGACATAACCATGCGGGAAATTATGAATATAAAAATGGAATTCATTATTTAAACCTTAAGGGAATGGTAGAAACCGCTGATACAAATGCATATTCCATATTAAAGGTTTATAAAGACCGTCTGGAAGTAGATGGTTTTGGACGTGAAACCGATCGCACTCTAACAATCCGATAA
- a CDS encoding CsxC family protein, whose amino-acid sequence MGDKENHKKDFSANINSCSNRNVEPDVNFDARISKVPVVLAEIEVSTSVTADITFPEDVLEIKDIKKRVVLVQCRLLVPTNQLFIKGYVEKNIRYAAAPTGWKRKSIDSNIRSLTVKVPFECSTPIREFITRPVNVQFNQRSEFDFLIKKPLPEGFPEKDELLTSDLSQFHQDSTQHYNELPYCDLVSSRIIEWDEATDRVTLQEGAIFEGTFRNIVEKMIVRFTIKLLQKQQVPIGGGATGPTGPTGPTGPTGPTGETGATGATGPTGPTGPTGPTGPTGPTGPTGPTGPTGPTGPTGPTGPTGPTGPTGPTGPTGPTGPTGPTGPTGPTGPTGPTGPTGPTGPTGPTGPTGPTGPTGPTGPTGPTGPTGPTGPTGPTGPTGPTGPTGPTGPTGPTGPTGPTGPTGPTGPTGPTGPTGPTGPTGPTGPTGPTGPTGPTGPTGPTGPTGPTGPTGPTGPTGPTGPTGPTGPTGPTGPTGPTGPTGPTGPTGPTGPTGPTGPTGPTGPTGPTGPTGPTGPTGPTGPTGPTGPTGPTGPTGPTGPTGPTGPTGPTGPTGPTGPTGPTGPTGPTGPTGPTGPTGLTGPTGPTGQTGPTGPTGPTGPTGPTGPTGPTGPTGPTGPTGPTGPTGPTGPTGPTGPTGPTGPTGPTGPTGPTGPTGPTGPTGSTGPTGPTGPTGPTGPTGPTGPTGPTGPTGPTGPTGPTGPTGPTGPTGVTGPTGPMPATECDCCVERMKEYLESLEGATNISIATTIQSAQGGFTNATINRVVGDYVIINNGDAAIPICKIVGLGGSATSALLTTPLPSSEDEEGGFCECCEQATREILQLIKDRPATADFLTEGSGDFGNLQNFTILEIQEGLVKIRSGNDVRVLSTCHIAALSDINPNLIVP is encoded by the coding sequence TTGGGAGATAAAGAGAATCACAAGAAGGATTTTTCAGCAAATATCAACAGCTGCTCAAACAGAAACGTAGAACCAGACGTGAATTTTGATGCCAGGATAAGCAAGGTACCTGTAGTCTTAGCTGAGATTGAAGTTAGTACCTCGGTTACAGCTGATATTACCTTTCCGGAGGATGTCTTGGAAATCAAGGATATCAAAAAACGAGTAGTCCTTGTTCAATGTCGTCTTCTGGTGCCAACGAATCAGCTATTCATAAAAGGATATGTGGAAAAAAATATTAGATACGCTGCAGCACCAACGGGATGGAAGCGGAAGTCTATTGATTCAAATATCCGATCACTTACCGTGAAAGTTCCTTTTGAGTGTTCAACTCCAATTAGGGAGTTCATTACTCGTCCAGTAAACGTCCAATTCAACCAGCGCAGTGAATTTGATTTTTTGATTAAGAAACCATTACCGGAAGGGTTTCCTGAAAAAGATGAACTGCTAACGAGCGACCTTTCACAATTTCACCAAGATAGTACTCAGCACTATAATGAACTTCCATACTGTGACTTGGTGTCCAGCCGTATTATAGAATGGGATGAAGCTACAGACAGGGTAACGTTACAAGAGGGAGCAATATTCGAAGGAACCTTTAGGAACATCGTTGAAAAGATGATCGTCAGGTTTACAATCAAACTGCTTCAGAAACAACAAGTCCCAATTGGCGGAGGTGCGACGGGGCCAACCGGGCCAACGGGACCAACCGGACCAACAGGACCGACTGGAGAAACAGGTGCAACCGGAGCAACCGGACCGACGGGACCAACAGGACCAACAGGACCAACGGGACCAACGGGGCCAACGGGACCAACAGGACCAACAGGACCGACTGGGCCAACCGGGCCAACGGGACCAACAGGACCAACAGGACCGACCGGACCTACTGGACCAACAGGACCGACGGGACCAACAGGACCAACAGGACCAACGGGACCAACAGGGCCGACCGGACCAACAGGACCAACGGGGCCAACAGGACCGACCGGACCAACAGGACCGACGGGACCAACAGGACCAACGGGGCCAACGGGACCAACAGGACCAACAGGACCAACAGGACCAACAGGACCAACGGGACCAACGGGGCCAACGGGACCGACTGGACCGACTGGACCAACAGGACCAACGGGACCAACAGGACCAACGGGACCAACAGGACCAACAGGACCAACGGGACCAACGGGACCGACTGGGCCAACCGGGCCAACGGGACCAACAGGACCAACAGGACCAACAGGACCAACAGGACCAACAGGACCAACGGGACCAACAGGACCAACAGGACCGACGGGACCAACGGGGCCAACGGGACCAACAGGGCCAACCGGGCCGACAGGGCCAACAGGACCGACGGGACCGACAGGACCGACAGGACCAACAGGACCAACAGGACCAACAGGACCAACAGGACCAACAGGACCAACAGGGCCAACAGGGCCAACAGGGCCGACCGGACCAACAGGACCAACGGGGCCAACTGGACCGACCGGACCGACCGGACCAACAGGACCGACGGGACCAACAGGACCAACGGGACCAACAGGACCAACGGGGCCAACTGGACCAACAGGGCCAACCGGGCCGACAGGACCAACAGGACCAACAGGACCAACAGGGCCAACAGGACCGACGGGACCGACAGGACCGACAGGACCAACAGGACCAACAGGACCAACAGGACCAACAGGGCCAACAGGGCTGACGGGACCAACAGGGCCAACAGGGCAGACGGGACCAACAGGGCCGACCGGACCAACAGGACCAACGGGGCCAACTGGACCGACCGGACCAACAGGACCAACAGGGCCAACCGGGCCGACCGGACCAACAGGACCAACAGGGCCAACTGGACCGACGGGACCGACGGGACCGACAGGACCGACAGGACCAACAGGACCAACAGGACCAACAGGGCCAACAGGGCCGACGGGACCAACAGGGCCAACAGGGTCGACGGGACCAACAGGGCCGACCGGACCAACAGGACCAACGGGGCCAACTGGACCGACCGGACCGACAGGACCAACAGGGCCAACCGGGCCGACAGGACCAACAGGACCAACAGGGCCAACTGGACCGACGGGACCGACAGGAGTAACCGGACCAACGGGGCCAATGCCTGCAACTGAATGTGATTGCTGTGTTGAGCGAATGAAAGAATACCTGGAATCATTAGAAGGCGCCACGAACATTAGTATTGCAACGACGATACAAAGCGCCCAGGGTGGGTTCACTAATGCAACCATAAATAGGGTTGTTGGTGATTATGTGATTATCAATAATGGGGATGCAGCAATACCGATTTGTAAGATTGTCGGGCTAGGAGGAAGCGCTACTTCTGCATTATTAACAACACCACTACCATCATCTGAAGATGAAGAAGGTGGCTTCTGTGAGTGCTGTGAACAAGCAACACGGGAAATTCTGCAATTGATCAAGGATAGGCCAGCGACTGCAGACTTCTTAACCGAGGGTTCTGGCGACTTTGGTAACTTACAGAATTTCACCATTCTAGAAATTCAAGAAGGATTAGTGAAGATCCGAAGTGGAAATGATGTCAGGGTACTCTCAACTTGCCACATAGCAGCTCTGTCAGATATAAATCCAAACCTGATTGTCCCTTAA
- a CDS encoding Nif3-like dinuclear metal center hexameric protein, with amino-acid sequence MDAANVAERINALFNITNNEIYSMESGLTYHADKKVEKVGYCVNLTLETIEEARLHGVDMMVTHHDAWDEIYGLKVACIEKLAEYGISHYYNHLPLDDCKFGTNDSLLEKLNLEIVKRTHEWEGLFFGRVAEYAEEIELNDLVENIENLLEEPVKYWRFNDNKVKRVGLVCGNGAPTACLKEAVENKCDVYITGECNLYTIQYAQFKGINLIIGSHTFTELFGIESLAMKLIENVKGLEAVRLNEEHYEANIK; translated from the coding sequence ATGGATGCTGCAAATGTTGCTGAAAGAATTAATGCCCTGTTCAATATAACAAATAATGAAATTTATTCAATGGAATCCGGGCTTACATACCATGCAGATAAAAAAGTTGAAAAGGTAGGCTACTGTGTGAACCTCACCCTTGAAACCATAGAGGAAGCAAGACTTCATGGTGTTGATATGATGGTGACACACCACGATGCCTGGGATGAAATATATGGATTAAAAGTGGCATGCATCGAAAAACTAGCGGAATATGGTATCAGTCACTACTATAATCACTTGCCGCTTGATGACTGTAAATTTGGAACAAATGATAGTTTATTAGAAAAATTGAATTTAGAAATTGTTAAAAGAACCCACGAATGGGAAGGGTTATTCTTTGGCAGAGTCGCAGAGTACGCAGAAGAAATCGAATTAAATGATTTAGTGGAAAATATAGAGAATCTGCTTGAAGAGCCAGTTAAATACTGGCGCTTTAATGACAATAAGGTAAAGCGAGTAGGCTTAGTCTGTGGTAACGGAGCGCCAACAGCTTGTCTTAAAGAAGCAGTTGAAAATAAGTGCGATGTCTACATTACAGGTGAGTGTAACTTGTATACGATTCAATATGCTCAGTTTAAAGGGATCAATCTTATCATTGGAAGTCATACTTTTACAGAACTTTTTGGAATTGAAAGCCTGGCCATGAAATTGATTGAAAACGTAAAAGGGCTTGAAGCAGTTAGACTTAATGAAGAGCATTATGAAGCGAATATAAAATAA